The Ostrea edulis chromosome 1, xbOstEdul1.1, whole genome shotgun sequence genomic sequence aatgttacatgtatatatcagatATCTTTACTGAAAAGCAATTGATCTCTTTGAATATTGTGATACAGTTACACAATGTATTTCAAACATAAaacatatgtttttaaaaaaagatgcataaaattttattcaataatgtAAAAGAAAGTATGTAATTACCGGAAGTGACGTTTTTCATGGCCAACAGGACAAACAAGTGAATGACACAAAAAGTAGTCGCGAAAAAACTGGAATATTCCTCATTATATGCGCTGATGAGGATTAGTTTAAGATGGATCAATGAAATAAATGTTAaaatcactggaccagaaagAAATTTGGTGAGGGTGCCGATATacttttagagctattttgAATTGTAGTTTTGTGTTTTTTACTAGAGAGTGGTATGGTATAGGACCCTATTATTACAGAacaaattaccggttcctgtatTTAAATTCGTAATGTGATCGCATtttgtgattgattgtatcttaacGTCTCTTTGAAGGatttttaactcatatggagacgtcaccaagatcggtgaaaggcttcaaacttagacctttgctcggcgcttacggccgttGAGCAGTGATAATTCTCTAGCGTGCCACACCCATCGTTATACGGgacttccgtttttaaggtaatctccgaggacccttgacattcatacctgatgccgagagtttggcgatggaactgtcactatttgtattaacgacttgggtctgtcgcggccgggattcgaaccccggccttccgcatgcggggcgaactcTCTAACCtttagaccaccgcggcggtctcGCATTTGATGAACGAATTTTAATCAAGCGTGAATTGCTTCGGAAAGAATAAGATATGCAATAAAAATTGCCAATATTAAATTATCACTATCAATATTTATCTAAATTTCATTGTGGTTACGTTTCTTTTGCATGCCAGAATAGTTTAACGATTCTTTTGtcctaaaattttattttcaaactaaTTTTAGGTTTGTTAAATCACACCTGATGAAAGAAGGTCTTAAGAATTCACATGAAGTTTTGAATGACCGAAATATTCAAAGATTTGCCAATGACACTTTGGGCGAAGATGTCATATCCTTCCTGAAACAAGTCCAAGAAACTGAAAACGGATGTGTTGTTATGGAAACCGTCACAGAATTATGGAAGATCTGTAATGGTGTAACACAACTTAATCCAGTCACAGTACCGTACCCTGTACAGAAGGCAAGTTCTGGACCGAATATTCCAACTGTAGAATTTTCCAAACCACCAGAAAATGTACCGGGAGGATCAGAGGCATACCAAGGTGAAGGTTACCAGCCGACTGCtccattattacatgtatatccaacGGTGATGGCCGGTGGACAGGGACAGACTCTACAATTTCGTTAGACTTTTAGATCGGTGATTTTCTTAATACATAATATGTATTATTTGTCACCAAGCATCAATCTCTGTTagcataaactgagaatagtctaaaaaaaatttttttttataaatttctcaCACAAATACGttattaaaatattaattatatttcaaatcCACTCTCATGACAAATTTTATTGAATTCCTATTACCAATATTGAAGGATATACACCATTAAAAGACGTTTGTGAAGGATTTCAATTGTTGGGTAATCATAAATGTTTTTCCATTAAATATTCAAGCAAAGATTTTAtgaataatgtaaaaaaaaaataaaaaaataaaaataaaaaaaagtggTTTCTTAAGAAACTTTTGTGGTAAATATTGGTATCGGttttagcaatattaaaacattaataaATAGGTTTAAAAAATTCTATAACAATTTTTGGGGGTATTCCATTTCCCTAaaattttgttgtttatattgaGTCTCCAacttcaaattttaattcatgatcatccTGTACACATTCAAACtaatcacattattttgatAAGAGTGTGATATCTGGTACATTTATATCTATAGTAGTGTATCAAAAACTGACTTTGCTTGTCTTACTGCCACTGCAATTCCCAATGGTTAAAAAAATGTGCTGCTGTTGCAACTTTGATAAGGAATCTTTAGGCCATAGGAtactcaattttttttaatgcatcaaataaagaaggATTTTGCTGTGTTTATGTGGGATTTGCTAGTACTTCAGCGCAGAGCAATGTAAGTCGGTCATTAAAACACCAATAAAAAGACgtttttgaaggatttcaatttcTGGGTACATGCAAGTTTCgatattgaattttcaagtaaagattgatgaataatgcaaaaatgaAAGTGGTTTCTTAGGAAAATGTTGTTGTCAATATTGGGTTTAAGCAATATCAATACACTGGAAAacagtttttcaaaattctgtTAACAATTGTTGGGGGTATCCTAATAGAACTAAATAT encodes the following:
- the LOC125662302 gene encoding innexin unc-9-like isoform X4, coding for MDAITVSYIGASTHIGLLDPFLKQENETSFGSQILGNIRENKSVFQSSPAFPRNAICTFDVLVLQNSHRYTVQCSFPFNPYLEQMMAVAWWWLIFSIAATVADGLFHVCGALLPFFRLWFVKSHLMKEGLKNSHEVLNDRNIQRFANDTLGEDVISFLKQVQETENGCVVMETVTELWKICNGVTQLNPVTVPYPVQKASSGPNIPTVEFSKPPENVPGGSEAYQGEGYQPTAPLLHVYPTVMAGGQGQTLQFR